The following are encoded together in the Peromyscus leucopus breed LL Stock chromosome 1, UCI_PerLeu_2.1, whole genome shotgun sequence genome:
- the Neu3 gene encoding sialidase-3 produces the protein MEEVSPCPINSTLFQQEDQKGITYRIPALLYIPPVHTFLAFAEKRSTSRDVDALYLVFRRGVMKGLSVQWGPLQPLMEATLPGHRTMNPCPVWEQNTGRVYLFFICVRDHVTECRQITLGKNAARLCFVCSQDAGCSWGEVKDLTEEVVGSELKHWATFAVGPGHGIQLQSGRLVIPAYAYHFSRWFLCFPCSVKPHSLMIYSDDLGVTWHHGKLIGPQVTGECQVAEVTGRAGNLVLYCSARTPNRFRAESFSTDCGDCFQKPTLNPQLHEPRTGCQGSVVSFRPLKMPYSQDPSGKDAPTTQKRPLLDSSLELEEGVGTPSPTWLLYSHPASKRRRINLGIYYNRDPLEVTCWSRPWILHCGPSGYSDLAVVEEQGLFACLFECGKEHECEQIAFRLFSSREVLSCEDCTSPSRN, from the exons atggaagaagtGTCACCGTGTCCCATCAACAGCACCCTGTTCCAGCAGGAAGACCAGAAAGGGATCACCTACCGGATCCCAGCCCTGCTCTATATCCCTCCCGTCCACACCTTCCTGGCCTTCGCAGAGAAGCGTTCCACAAGCAGAGACGTGGATGCTCTCTACCTGGTGTTCAGGAGAGGGGTGATGAAGGGCCTCTCTGTACAG TGGGGACCCCTGCAGCCACTGATGGAAGCCACATTACCTGGTCATCGGACCATGAACCCCTGCCCTGTGTGGGAGCAGAATACTGGCCGTGTGTACCTGTTTTTCATCTGTGTGCGGGACCATGTTACTGAGTGTCGGCAAATTACGTTAGGCAAGAATGCCGCTCGCCTGTGCTTCGTTTGCAGTCAGGACGCCGGGTGCTCGTGGGGTGAAGTGAAGGACTTGACTGAGGAGGTCGTTGGCTCAGAGCTGAAGCACTGGGCCACGTTTGCTGTGGGCCCGGGTCATGGTATCCAGCTGCAGTCAGGGAGGCTGGTCATCCCTGCCTACGCCTACCATTTCTCACGCTGGTTCCTCTGCTTTCCGTGTTCAGTCAAGCCCCATTCCCTGATGATCTACAGTGATGACTTAGGAGTCACGTGGCACCATGGCAAGCTCATTGGGCCTCAGGTGACAGGCGAGTGCCAAGTGGCCGAAGTGACTGGGAGGGCAGGTAACCTGGTGCTCTACTGCAGTGCCCGGACACCAAACAGATTCCGAGCAGAGTCTTTTAGCACTGATTGCGGTGACTGCTTTCAGAAACCAACTCTGAACCCACAGCTCCATGAGCCCCGCACTGGCTGCCAAGGCAGTGTAGTGAGCTTCCGGCCCTTGAAGATGCCCTACTCACAAGACCCAAGTGGTAAAGACGCTCCCACTACCCAGAAGCGCCCTCTGCTGGAcagttctctggagctggaggaaggCGTTGGAACACCATCACCAACATGGCTCTTGTACTCACATCCAGCTAGCAAGAGGCGGAGAATTAACCTGGGCATCTACTACAACAGGGACCCCTTGGAGGTGACCTGCTGGTCCCGCCCCTGGATCTTGCACTGTGGGCCCTCTGGCTACTCTGATCTGGCTGTTGTGGAAGAACAGGGCTTATTTGCATGTTTGTTTGAGTGTGGGAAGGAACATGAGTGTGAGCAGATTGCTTTTCGTCTGTTTTCAAGCCGAGAGGTCCTGAGCTGTGAAGACTGCACCAGCCCTAGTAGGAACTAA